The following are encoded together in the Novipirellula caenicola genome:
- a CDS encoding SIMPL domain-containing protein (The SIMPL domain is named for its presence in mouse protein SIMPL (signalling molecule that associates with mouse pelle-like kinase). Bacterial member BP26, from Brucella, was shown to assemble into a channel-like structure, while YggE from E. coli has been associated with resistance to oxidative stress.): MRFIEVIATVRVERDIESYEATLELSTSSGRKVTCFDQALESRETVIGILKDCGLTNSEIREGGGEAVQNFWSSTKSVVHRIAIRNKSMDVLMSAMAATERHFSALPRPFFGRTKHNFTFHAPVPIYATNVSADDALREAMQNARNTAEVFANESGYRLGRLISVAEHYSQRRPDANAGPRYGYPDDTSVDFCLSEDDAIGAIAYTGLPKNTANAARRFHVRFAAEDAEPSDARETSAQSVLKSKSTPRSP, encoded by the coding sequence TTGCGATTTATCGAAGTGATAGCGACTGTCCGAGTGGAACGCGACATCGAAAGCTATGAGGCAACGCTCGAACTGTCTACATCCTCCGGAAGGAAAGTGACCTGCTTCGATCAAGCTCTCGAATCGCGGGAAACGGTTATTGGCATATTGAAAGACTGCGGACTAACCAATTCCGAGATACGCGAGGGCGGCGGTGAAGCGGTACAGAATTTTTGGTCATCGACGAAGTCCGTCGTTCATCGAATCGCGATACGCAACAAGAGCATGGACGTCCTCATGTCGGCGATGGCCGCAACAGAACGCCACTTCTCAGCATTGCCACGCCCATTCTTTGGACGAACGAAGCACAACTTCACATTTCACGCGCCTGTGCCAATCTATGCAACAAATGTTTCCGCGGACGATGCGTTGAGGGAAGCAATGCAAAATGCTCGCAACACGGCAGAGGTATTTGCGAACGAATCAGGATATCGCTTGGGGCGATTGATTTCCGTTGCCGAGCACTATTCCCAACGACGCCCTGATGCTAACGCAGGGCCAAGATACGGCTATCCAGACGACACGAGTGTCGATTTTTGTCTATCCGAAGACGACGCAATTGGTGCTATTGCGTATACTGGCCTCCCAAAGAACACGGCGAACGCGGCACGACGATTCCACGTTCGTTTTGCCGCAGAAGATGCAGAACCATCGGATGCACGGGAGACCTCGGCGCAGTCGGTCTTGAAATCAAAGTCAACTCCTCGGTCCCCGTGA